atcaatgattctctctcatcattgatgtctctccctctcccttcctctctgaaatcaataaaaaaatatatatatatatttatatatatatattttttttttaaataggaaggtGCTGTAGATTTccgggttggggtggggggaggaattaaataaaagagagaagagaaatataaTTTTGGCCAGATATGGGAATAATAATGGCATTTGGGGGCTAGGCACAGGGGTCCAAGTGAAGCATGAGGGTTAGACATGTAGGTCAGCCTCCAAGTGCCTTTTATGAAAAGACCTTGATCCCAGTAGAGTGAAAATAGGTATCATTTCATTTCCAATGGATTCAGTTGTTCTAACTTTCTATTCATAAAGGAAAAATGCCAGCCTTCAGTATTCTATTTTCTCACCAGTCTTGGCCAGATATGGGAATAATAATGGCATTTGGGGGCTAGGCACCGGGGTCCCCCAACTCAAACACCTTCAGAAGGCAggcatatgtgtgtttttttaattgattttagagagagggagagaaacatcaatctgagagaaacatcaattggctgcctcctgcacctcccccgcccctggggatcgaacccacaactccagcctgtgccctgactgggaaccaaacccgtGACCTCTCAGAGCCTgggatgatgcttaaccaactgagccacaccaaccagggcaataGCTGTAATTATTGAGCATACTTTATTTACCTGATACTGAGCTGACCACCACTCTTTGAGGATTTCCTTATGTGATCATCACAGTAACTCTACGACTTAGTACTATTACTATTCCCATATTATAGTAGTTATAGTACTATTACTATTCCCATATTACAGTAGTTATAGTACTATTACTATTCCCATATTACAGTAGTAATAGTACTATTACTATTCCCATATTACAGTAGTAATAGTACTATTACTATTCCCATATTACAGTAGTTATAGTACTATTACTATTCTCAGGAAACGGAGATTTCGAGGTAGTAAGTGGTTTGTCTAAGATTCCACAGCCAAGAAGAGCAGAAGACTGGGATTTGAAGGCAAGCATTCTGATTCCATAGTCCATAAACCATTTTATTGCCTGATATTTATATTATATCTGtgtttattatcttacagtcTTGAAAAGGAATAAAGCCTAAAAGTTTCTCCCTGGTCCAAGGTTAGCCATTCACTCTGTTTTCTCCCAGGAATCAACAGAGTCATCCCAATTGTACAAGTGGGGACACTAACTTCTGGGTGGAGCATTAGAACAGCTGGAACTTAACTAGGCGTTGACTCTTCAAATATGTGTTGTGTGTTCTTAAACTGTCCAAGTGAAGCATGGGGGTTAGACATGCAGGTCAGCCTCCAAGTGCCTTTTATGAAAAGACCTTGATCCCAGTAGAGTGAAAATAGGTATCATTTCATTTCCAATGGATTCAGTTGTTCTAACTTTCTATTCATAAAGGAAAAAACTCTCCCAACCTCGCTGCctttaaaagtgaataaaacaatTGTATGTCTAAAATTAATTAGCTTTTCTATTTGAGGTTGATTTTCAATGCCAACCCAATAAAGGAGTTATTGTGAAGGATATACTTCGCTTAGCTAAGCTTCCTGAAAACTTCTGCTAATTTCCTAAGTGAATGTCTCTCAAATATCCCTCATTTCCATTCTCACTCTCGCGGCCTAGGGCCCTTCCATCTTTGACTTCAGTTGTGACAACATCCTCCCAAACTGCTACCAGAtgatatttacaaaaacaaagatTTGATGATGTCACTCCCTCCTACAAACCTTTGTATTTGCTCCCAACTGGCAATGGAGTAAAATCCAAATGCTTAAGCATGCTATTCAAAGGATTCATTACCAGAACACTCCCCTTTCTTGTTGTCTCTTTTCCAGCCAAACCAAAAAATTTCCATTCTTCCTAATATGCCAAGGAatattgtcatttgttttaatGTCTAGCATTAAGCAATAAAGGACATGGGTGCTACAGATAGGCAACATACTTCTCTATTGAAGTATGGACTATGCCTTGGGTTGGGGTTAGAGGGTACAATCTGTAATCACTGTTCTGTACCTCTTACTAACCAGCCATAGCTGTCAGTATCACACCCAGCCTTCAGTTTCCATTTAAACCTCCTTGGCTTCCCTTGGCATCTTTATAAAACACTGCTATGCCTCAACACCTTCCAAGCTGAGATTGTTCACCCAAAGGACCGCCAAACATTCTACTGGTGCCAAACATACTGAGTGCAATCTGGAGTGTGGTATACAGTTTATATTTGATAGCTAGTGGAAAACACTGAACAATGCCTCAAAAATAACCCTTATCCCCCtctcccatatatatatatatatatatatatatatatatatatatgcatgtgcttttcaaaaaatgtctCTTCCCTAAGAAGACAGCCCTTGAGAAATTAAGTTTGCTTACCACATATGTTTTCTGGGTCATGGATCTGTGGTTTTCACCAGAGAGTTCCTCTCTCATGTCCACTGATTCATTCAACTCATTCCTGTCATCAATCAGAAGCAAAATACATGTTCCCTCAAGGACCCTTATGGTTTTCACAGGAAACATATTCAGCTctggagttcttttttttttttttttaaccagggtGTCTGGGGGGAACCCTACACAGTCAATCCACATACCCAAAGGTCAACCACATTGAATCCTTCTCTGTTCAAAGTAGATTAAAGCCTAAATTTTCTTAAGATTCTGTTAGGTATACATTTTAGCAATGGTCCCTGGAAACCTATCTGACTCAACATTATGGAACTAAATTAAACCTCTCTGCACTCACCAAATGTTCTGCCAGAAGGCATCTTTGTGTTCGTCAAGGTAGATAAACAAAATGCTTCCCTCTAAAGCCAAGCCTCGTTTAAAACCACATTGAAAAGTTTAATGATACACATTTCTACCAGATGTCCTTTCCCCAAGTCATCTGGATTTCTTAGACTATTTATCACTACACTTTCTGCCAGAACTCTTGCACTGAAATCTATTTACTCAGAAAAGAGTTTCAGCGTTACCATCTAGTAAATCGGAATGGGTCCGAAACCAACTTGTTTAATTCAATAAGCAGGTCTGTGCTCCAGAACTAGACATTTGCCACTTGAGCATCTGGGTAAATGTTGTCCAAGAAAGTGAAAACTTGGGTCCTCACTGCAGCCGAATCTCTGCAGTAAATATGCCTCTTCACATTCTTTGGAAGCCAAAACCACAGATTTCAGGGATGCTCCCCTGAACTTTGCTCCACACCAAACATGTCTTGCACATTCCTAACAATCTTGGGTGGATCTGCATATATTCATGTCCACAGTGCAGCCTGCCACTTACTGAAGTAGccactcaaaatattttatgaccATGTAGACCTTTATgagtctttatttcagtcagaattatttatttgcctttcaGCAGCACATATGGTTTAAGACAAATACAGTAGCTATTTCCTCTTTTCAGTCAAGTCTAAAAACTGCATCCTGGCATTGTTACTGTGTTCCTCCAAGTGCTTCCAAATTGATAAAATCACACAGCATCTCAATGGAAAGTCACTGCCAGCCAACACGGTTGGACTGTTTAATAAATGACAATGTACctagctggtgtgggtcagtggttgaatgtcaacccataaaccaagagtttgcaggttcgattcccgattaGGACctatgccccggttgcaggctcagtccccgaagggggcatgcagggggcagctgattgatctctctatccctctccctctctttctaaaatcaattaaaaaaaaacaacatattttaaataaataaataaatgacaatgtTTCCTTCAAATCTGCATTTAAAGACCTACTTTGGCTGTTATCCATCCTCCTTCCAGTTACTACCCAACAAGGCTCCTTTCCATTGCCCAGAAATGCCCCCAGTTTCACCTGTGTCTGCACTCACATCCCCCCATCACTTCTCCAAAGCACACATGCATGTGCCACAACTGAGGATGATTTCCCCTATATTTTCTTTCCGTACCTCTTTTTGCCCTTTCTTATCTCACCAAGAATGAACAGGTAAGTATAACATGACATGATTGATGATACAGCAAAATACCAATTTTTAAAGGTTTGAAAACACATCTCTTTTAAGTTTAGGCCTTAAGTTTAAATTGGCAGAAATGCACAAGGTAGTAAGTTTTTTTGTAGATCATATTTTTACTGTGAAGTTGCAGATATTATTTTGAGATTGCATTTTCACACacttcatttgcattttcatatgtgttcagtttttttttttatcctcaccagaggatatttttatttaagagaaagagagagagagacacagagagagagagagaaacagtgatttgttgtcacatttatttatgcattcattggttgattcttgtatgtgccctgaccgggcatcaaactataaccttggtgtatcaggatgacactctaaccaactgagctacttggtgGGGCTACTTCTGTTTTAATGTATAGATTTCCTCTTTACAAAGCTCAAAACTTTTACAAATTTGCCTGCCTCAAGGGTCACAAACTTGCAGCTGGACTGAATGTGGCCCATAGCTATTTTGTTTAAAACAGTAATTTAGAATTTGGAAACTTTtcacattaaaaacataaatattcagCTAGTCTTCAAAAACTCTGGCAACACTAAGTGCTCATTTTCCACATGGAAACAGTTGGCTAGAACTGAGTAGCTGCTGTTCACTGAAAGCAAGTCCACCGCTCTTCGGTTCACCCAAATCCCATTATCTCCGGATCTGGACTACTGCGCCCATTCCAGCCACCACCTGCTCCTGGGACATTTAGATGATGGAATAAAGGGCGGAGGACGTTAACTCTGCCAACACAGTATAGGTCCAGTAGCATCACAACTCAAGATCTGCCCCTCCTTTTCTTATAATGCAGGCGACATAGCAGCCAACCATAGTCAATTGCAAAAACTCCCGTGTTCAGTCTCCATGGTTAAAAAGAGAGTTCCTTAAGCGCActggctgtttcctctgccttgaAAACTTGCCTGAAAATATCCACATGACTAGCTCCCTCAGCTGGGTAGGACAGGTGTTCAATTCTGCCTTACTTTGCACTTTTCTCCATCTCACCCCTACCTTTACCATCACCTCCACACAAAAACATCTGCTCTAAgtcgtgggggggaggggaactcCGAGCCTGTATTTCCCATGAACAATTCAGCTGGGCAGCATTCAGCTCCTCTTGAAGATCTTTCTCCAAGCCTAAACTGGTCTTGGCACCTAGTCAGCTTATCTGCCTTCCAGAAGATTAGGAACCTCTCTGGTAGAGTTTTCTATTTGAAGAGCTTCTGTTCAGATAGATCACTCATCCTCAAGGTACTGCCTCACCCCAAGAGAATTGTGAGGAGGCGGGGTGGTGTCCTTCATCAGGCCCTGTGATCATTTGGGCTCAGCAGGGTCAGTAATGACATTGGAAGTGGGAGGCTCCTGGCTTTTGGTGAGAATAGTGGTTGTGTGCAATTAGGGGTCTTCCATGAGCTTTTCCATGCTTGGGGAATGAGCTTTCTTCTACTTAATGCTTGGGTTTTGGTAAGGTGATTTAGGCTACCACCTGGGCCATTTGGTGTAGAATTGCTAATAGCCTAAATACAGGTCCTAAGCACCAGGAAGGTAAGGGTGTCCTAATATACAGGCAGAAAAGCAGGACAGGTAGTTGGAGACTAGGCTAGAAAGGATTTGACACGGGAGGGCCAGCTATCACAAGGAGCAGGGAGAGTGCAGTAAGACCTCAGGCCTGAAAGAATAGGGCAGCAAGAAAGAAGCCAATTCTTGCTCACTGGAGTAAGTAGGACACGTGAAGGAAAGAGCTTGATGTTAAGGAACAAGCCGAGATCCTGGGGATAGAGCTGTGGGTCATGGACAGAGAGATTCTGGCAGCAACATTGACTTAGAGGTGAATTCACAAACTCTAACCTGAGTCCTTAAAATTCCATTGGTTCTGAACAGGATTTATAGAGAGCTAATTATGTATTAAGCACATGTTAAGTACCTGTGATATGTGAAGACTTTTACTAGGTACTGTGGGGTATAGAGGTGACATTGTTTCAAAGGGGTTCACAGTTTGGGAGGgcaaaattaaagttaaataaatgataatagtGTGTCATATATGTTAAGAATAGCATGACAGGGAAGGGAATGTCGTAGTGGTTAAGAGCTCTGGGTTCAACAGATCTGAGTTTAGATGCCGATTCTCCAATTATAGGTTGCATGATCCTGGACGAGTCACTATGCTTCTCCAAGCTTCAGTATCCTTTCTTATAAACgcagataataatagtacttacctacTGGATAAGAGTCTTTCGATGATCAAATGTTTTTGCCTGGTAGTTAGTAAATTCACAATAACATTgactattatttgtaataaaagttattattataattatcggGGGGAAGCCAATATCAGAAATGTTTACAAGaaaaggtggcatttgagctgaatattgaaaaataaagagaagttgGCTGGGTCTTGGTTTGGGAAGACATTAATGAATTGCGTTTGTTCTTTAATTATGCCCTGCTAAGTTCCTCGAATGATTTTAGGTAGGATGATGAATTCAGAGTTAGTCAATTGAGAGTGAGATGCCGGTGAGCAAGCAACACAAGATGTTTTCACTCTTCATTTCTAACCCTGTTATAATCTTACACATTTGCCTCATTAATGATTGTAGCTCCATGAAATGAATACaactattaattatttttctacttgattttgaatattaatagaaataacacaaaacaaaatggatAACGCTAAAATTGTACCCAGGAAACTTTATTTTGATTGAAACATTGACATTTAAGTCTCAACCCAGGAAAACGGGCCttgcaaggaaaaaaaacacaacaccttTACTTTGGGCAAAATTACAATAGATAAAATTTGGTATGGacgaaaataaacaaaataaagccaaTTAATAAATCAAATCTTTGTTGTAAATATAGAAAGGAATTAATTGAAATTCATTCAAAACAAAGgaattttagtaaaataaaaatttaatgaagcATAATTGTACTCTATAGGTAATTAATGGAGAAATTAAATGTCCAGAGGCAAGTTTACTCCAAAAGACTCCTTTTGGTTGAAAAGCTTTCCATATTGATATGATACTGACAAACATGTTTGCATTCACAAACGTAGGATCAAACCATCCATGGGTGCAATATAGTGGTTAAAAATCTCCAGTGCTTGTTTATGACATCCGGGTGGATGGGTTGAGGAAGCAGTTGAAACTCTGTCTAGAACTTAAGAAATCATGTTACAAATAGGGATTTTTGAAGTCATCACCACATAAGTATTAACCTAGTTTTctgtggggattttttttttttttttgcatcttccATAAATAATGCCTAGGAATAACCTAATAAATGTCTCGAATGTCAGCCCCACAAGCATTATGAACCGAGGACTTGCACCTGTAGAGTCAATCATTTGAATTTAGCCCTCACTGAATACTTCATAAAAAACGAACTCTCACAGCTTTGAGAACAGTCAGGATGAAGCTGAGGCCCACCAGCACTTGGACAGCTAGAGTAGAATCACAAATAACTGCTAAGAAATACACTCTCTCCAGTTCATAAGATGCAATATATTTGTCCTGATGTTCCTATTCACTGAACGTGTCTTGTTCTTTTAAAGAttgttctgtgttttctttttgtttttttaatttgctgctcttgatttcctccttctccccttctcaaGGCCATGGAAGACCTAGAGGAAACATTGTTGGAAGAATTTGAGAACTACTCCTATTCCTGGGACTACGCCTCCCCAGCGTCTCCTCTGGAAGAGAAAGCCCCCCTGGACGTGGTTCACTGGGTCTCCCTGGCGTTGTACTGTTTGGCATTTGCTCTGGGCATCCCGGGAAATGCCACTGTCATTTGGTTCACGGGTTTCAAGTGGAAGAAGACCGTCACCACTTTCTGGTTCCTCAACCTGGCTGTTGcggatttcatttttcttctcttcctgcccctctatATCTCCTACGTGGCCATGAACTTCCACTGGCCCTTTGGCCTCTGGCTGTGCAAGGCCAATTCCTTCATCGCCCAGCTGAACATGTTTGCCAGTGTTTTCTTCCTGATGGTGATCAGCCTGGACCGCTACATCCAGCTGGTCCATCCTGTCGTGGCTCATCGGCACCGAACGCTGAAGAACTCCCAGGTTGTTACTGTGTTCATCTGGCTTTCAGCTTCTCTCATCGGTGGCCCTTCCCTGTACTTCCGGGAGACGGTGGAGGTGAATAACCACACTCTGTGCTATCACAACTTCCACGAGCATGATTATGACCTCGCCTTGATGAGGCACCATGTGCTGACCTGGGTGAAGTTTGTGAACGGGTACCTTACCCCTTTGCTTACAATGAGCGTTTGCTATTTGTGTCTCATCTTAAAGGTGAAGAAGCAAAGCATCCTGGTCTCTAATAGGTATTCCTTGACCATCCTAGTTTTGGTCCTGGCCTTTTTGATTTGCTGGACTCCTTACCACATATTTAgcatttgggagctcatggttcaCCACGGTAGCTATTTCCACCAGGTGCTGCGGGCTGGCCTCCCCCTCTCCACCGCTTTGGCATTCCTCAATAGCTGCTTGAATCCCATCCTTTATGTTCTAATTAGTAAGAAGTTCCAAGCGCGCTTTCGAGCCTCGGTTGCTGAGATACTGAAGTACACGCTGTGGGAAGTCAGCTGCTCTGGCACGGTGGGCGAGCAGCTTAGGGGCTCTGAAACCAGGAACTCGGGTCTCCAGGAAACAACAGCTCAGTGAAATCCTTCTCTCCCACAAATCAGTGTAAGGCTTTCGTGTGGGTCCCCTGACAGATGCTTTCAGGTTATTTGGTTCCAAGATACAGAGCTGACCatagctttttgttgttttgggtcAGTTTATCacatttttgtgtggatataaaaTGTAGGAAAGATCTCAGTTTTTTCACCTGCAACTTATATTATGTGTCATTCTTGCTAATTATACCATAGTGGATTAATCACCGCTGTGGAGGCGAGatcagttattattttaaaaatcttaataacTTTCTCTAAGTCCTAAATCTTAATATTAAATATGTGATCACCTCgtttgaaaaatggaaaattaagttTGCTTAAGTTCACTTTAACCTCTTAGACAGATTCTTCAAATGCAGCGTGGACTTCTTTATTTCATGCAATCTTTGTATATACATTTATGAATTAAACTAATAGTTGGTTATAATAGTTTAAAACATTCTCCCAGttggttcttatttttaaaaattatctttattgttgaaagtattaccgatgtcccctccccacccagccagtTGGTTATTAATGCTTTGTAAACTGCCCCCAAATCTAGTTGCTTAAAACAACAATTCAGTAGTATTACATCTCACCATTCAGAGTCAGGAATTCAAACAAAGCACAGAAGAGAGGGTCCTCTCCGTGCTTCACGGTGTCTGGAGCCTCAGCTGGACTGGGAATACCCAAATGGCTGAGGTTTCCAACAGCTGGGagctggctgagcagctctcttcccttccctcttctcgccccatccctgccctcccttcaacctctctcccctcctaccccccactctcctcctctcttttctccctctcccttcttcacacTGCTGCTCCCGCATGGCACCTCAGGGTAGCCAGACTTCTCCAATGGCAATTTAGAGCTCCGAGAGACCAAGGTGGACATTTCCAGTCTTCCTAAAAGCTgtgccctgcacacacacagtaTCACTTCCCTTgtattctattggtcaaagcagACATAGCCCTTTATTTCTATAATGATCTTTACATAGACACCAATAAAGCAACCTTTAAGTCAGATGAAAATCTGTTGCCTTATAGACTGTAATAACATTTTGACctatattcatttattcctttagcAAATAGGTGGGTATCGAAGAGCTACGCAGAACCATGGCGTATAGACATTGTGAGAATGCCAAGAATCATAAGGTACCTACCGTTTAGAAAGTGAGATGAAAGTTGCATAAAAACAACCACAGAACCAGGCAGATAGCAATAAGGGCCATAAGAGAGCCAGGAAAGGAAATGGCATCTAGGTAAAGAAACATTGGGATTCTATGTCCTTGCCTTGGAGGTTCCCTAAAGATTCTGCTCCTATCTTTTGTCCCTGCTGACATCCTCGTCTTTTATGAATATAAATTCTGCTACTCActgcagtttaaaaaatatacttaattatatataatctctcaattttattttgaaagttattAGGGGAGCTATGTTATTTCTTGGTTTAacatccttttttatttcatctcttagTTTTGGAAATGCTAATATCGGACCATTTATTGCCTGTGTTCTTTATTGTTAGCCCCATGGAACAATTAGATCTGGCTTTGGAAAttatccccccaaaatgtgtGGCATAGCTCAGCCTGTCCTAAACTTTGATCATTCCCAAACCTCAGAGAAAGGCTCTTTGTGCAGCCTTTACCCTTGACCCCTCCACCATCAGGGTTTGAGATTTTCCACTCTGGGTTCCCCTTGACCCTGAGGTACAGTTCCTGGGTTCCCAGGATCAGGGGAAAAGCTGGagaatccaagaaaaaaaaatttcctagtCTCAATCCTTTTTTGAGCAAATGGAGACTCAAGGATACGGGAGAAAGAAAGGTTGAGGAGCAGGAACAGGATGAAGCAGCCAAGGGCAGAAGGAAGTCAATGGAGCAGGTGGTATTCTGGACGTTACATTTCAAGGCGGTGCTTTCTAACCTTAGTGAGTTAGGAACCCACGCAGAGCCATTTATCGAATTTGGTTCAATGGGCACAGCATCGCAGGCCTGTGAACTTTGCAAGGACCTATGACGATATttgagatctttttttaaaaaaatatattttattgattttttacagagagaaagggagagggatagagagctagaaacattgaccagttgcctcctgcactcccccctccggggatgtgcccacaaccaaggtacatacccttggccagaatcgaacccgggacccttcagtccgcaggccgacgctctatccactgagccaaaccggtttcggcgatattTGAGATCTTAAAAAACATTATTGGATCTagaatacaaaaaagaaaactgaaaaaggaaaaacGAATACTTAATCACATGTCTATAAAATATACCTTCATGTCACTTGGTCAAAGGAAGTATTTAAtaattatctaaaaatatatttaacatggaTTTCAATATGTTTCAATGTTTGATGTGAGGAGTGGAGCTTCCAACAAGAAAAATGCTTTAAGGAAGGTTTACACAGGTCTTAGAGAAATTCATTTAAGAATCTAATGAAAGTTATGGGTTCTTTCTAcagaaaaatgcttttaaataaaatatcaaggaGGCCTTAGACCCCAGGCTAAGAATTCCGGTTTAGTAGCTTTTAAAATAGCTGCCAGTGGGGATGTTGATGGGAACTCACTAGGAGAATGCAACAACCAGTACAGGTACTTTCCAGcagaataattttttattctcagtttGAGGAGAAATCCAAGGAGGAAGATAGAAGGACCCACACTTAGACTGAGGACAAGCCTCCTCCCCGGTGGTTGGAATCTGGTCAGTGAGGCTCTCCAGGGGTCTAATGACCAAGAGTAGGATGAATGACTAAAAAGACAGAAGCGGGAGGCTGGACAGGCACTGCAGCAATCTGGGGAGGAAGCGAGGGAGCTCAGTGCCTAGTTGGCAGGAGGGTAAAGAATCCCAGGAAGCTCAGGGACTTGAGCACAGACTCATTGAGACAGACCTGCCTCCTTCTCAGTGGTAGGAAGCTCTTAGGAATAGAGGGCAAGTCCCAAGGCCTCCGGAGGCTGAATATCTAGATTTGGATTATGGCTCCAACACATCCTAGCACTGGGAGCTTGGCTAAAGTAATTCATATTTCTAGACCTCGGTTTTCcctatctgtgaaatggagataacaatAGTATCTGCCACATAAGGCTACtgggaaaattaaatgagttgatgCAGGTATCTACAGGGCTTCACCTAAAAGCACTTAAAGTGGTACTGAGCCCTATAAGTTCCTGATAAAAATTAGCTGGTATTATACTTACTCAGTGAGATTCCTGGCAGGTTCTGACATTGTAACTGCTTAGGAAATGTTAgatcccttcctcctctcctcttgaATGAACATCAGAATTTCATAGGAAGAATCAGGTAACTACACAGACAACTTTAAAACAAGACAGTGTATAAGTACTGCAAAAGAATAATGTGCTGGGAGGCTGCAAGGGGCAGGAaggaacagaatttttttttaaagaaaaaaagacttcttGCAAGAGGTAGTTGAAGTGCATTTTGAAAAATGACTACCATTTGACAAAGTGCGGCGAGGAAAGAGGCTATTTTAGATGGATGGCACAGCAAGAGCAAATGTGCAGAGATTGGAAAACACGGGCTGTGTTCAGAAAAGACAATAGTCCCATTTTATAGGGACAAAGTGAAGATAGGAGATTCGGAATTGATGTCAGGCGTGAAGAGGAATCCATAGTTCTTCACTATGCTTACATATGGGCAATGAATATTTCTAAGTCTATGGACACTTCCTTTGATTTTTACTTTCCTGAAAACTATTCAGGCCAATAAAATTCCGAACGATAGGCTCATTTGGGATATTTCCTGAATGCAACTATTATCACCCAGGGCATGCAATGAGAGAATGTCTGTTTACCCGTCTCCATTTCCAATTTGAGTTTACCCTTAAGTGATATCTTCTCACTCTCCCTGAGGGTATGAAGCAAGGGTTACACTGATGAAATGGGATTAAATTGTAAAAAAGCAGGGATGAAGaacttttcccattttattaCCAACACATTA
This Eptesicus fuscus isolate TK198812 chromosome 11, DD_ASM_mEF_20220401, whole genome shotgun sequence DNA region includes the following protein-coding sequences:
- the CMKLR2 gene encoding chemerin-like receptor 2, which translates into the protein MEDLEETLLEEFENYSYSWDYASPASPLEEKAPLDVVHWVSLALYCLAFALGIPGNATVIWFTGFKWKKTVTTFWFLNLAVADFIFLLFLPLYISYVAMNFHWPFGLWLCKANSFIAQLNMFASVFFLMVISLDRYIQLVHPVVAHRHRTLKNSQVVTVFIWLSASLIGGPSLYFRETVEVNNHTLCYHNFHEHDYDLALMRHHVLTWVKFVNGYLTPLLTMSVCYLCLILKVKKQSILVSNRYSLTILVLVLAFLICWTPYHIFSIWELMVHHGSYFHQVLRAGLPLSTALAFLNSCLNPILYVLISKKFQARFRASVAEILKYTLWEVSCSGTVGEQLRGSETRNSGLQETTAQ